From the genome of Psychrilyobacter atlanticus DSM 19335, one region includes:
- the glyQ gene encoding glycine--tRNA ligase subunit alpha, which yields MNFQDMIMALQQFWGSKGCVIGNPYDIETGAGTFNPNTTLMALGPEPWSTAYVEPSRRPKDGRYGENPNRVYQHHQFQVIMKPSPLNIQELYLESLKMLGVDPLKHDIRFVEDDWESPTLGAWGLGWEVWLDGMEITQFTYFQQVGGIELDVTPVEITYGLERIALYIQEKESVYDLEWAPGIKYGDMRLQYEYEQSKYSFEIADLDMHFKWFDDCEAEAQRILDEGLVFPAYDFVLKGSHIFNVLDARGAISVTERQSYILRVRNMSKRCAEVFLQARKDLGYPLLKK from the coding sequence ATGAATTTTCAAGATATGATAATGGCGTTACAACAATTTTGGGGGTCAAAAGGATGTGTAATAGGAAATCCATATGATATAGAGACAGGTGCAGGAACATTTAACCCTAATACTACGCTTATGGCATTAGGACCTGAACCATGGAGCACAGCCTATGTAGAACCATCAAGAAGACCAAAAGATGGAAGATACGGTGAGAATCCAAATAGAGTATATCAACATCATCAATTTCAAGTAATAATGAAACCATCACCACTTAATATTCAAGAACTTTACTTAGAAAGTTTAAAGATGTTAGGGGTAGATCCATTAAAGCATGATATTAGATTTGTAGAAGATGATTGGGAATCTCCAACTTTAGGTGCATGGGGATTAGGATGGGAAGTATGGTTAGACGGTATGGAGATCACTCAGTTTACTTATTTCCAACAAGTCGGAGGAATTGAACTAGATGTTACTCCTGTTGAAATTACCTATGGTTTAGAAAGAATAGCTCTATATATTCAAGAGAAAGAGAGCGTATATGATCTAGAGTGGGCACCTGGAATTAAATATGGTGATATGAGATTACAATATGAATATGAACAATCAAAATATTCATTTGAAATAGCTGATTTAGATATGCACTTTAAATGGTTTGATGATTGTGAAGCGGAAGCTCAAAGAATATTAGATGAAGGTTTAGTATTCCCAGCTTACGACTTTGTATTAAAAGGGTCACACATCTTTAATGTATTAGATGCTAGAGGAGCTATCTCTGTAACGGAGAGACAATCTTATATATTGAGAGTTAGAAATATGTCTAAAAGATGTGCTGAAGTGTTTTTACAGGCAAGAAAAGATTTAGGATACCCACTTTTGAAGAAGTAG
- the glyS gene encoding glycine--tRNA ligase subunit beta: MNILLEIGMEEIPARFLKPALNDLEKNMKTYLKENRIGFEGIKTYGTPRRLILSISNLAEKQDDLNILNQGPAKHIAFGSNGDLTKAGMGFAKSQGIEATDLEIIETPKGEYIAAKKFVEGKETKVLLPEALKGLVEGLTFSKSMKWSDKKMKFARPIQWILALADNDLVEFEVEGYRSGTMSRGHRFFGEKEFVVTDIDDYFTKVKANNVIVDIEERKNMIVEMINKNCSAAGEKVVIENELLDEVTNLVEYPYPIVGTFNSEFLEVPQDVLIISMQVHQRYFPILDSDGNLLPKFVVVRNGIDGSENVRIGNEKVLSARLSDARFFYQEDLKKPLSENVEKLKHVVFQKDLGTIHQKLERSKKIAEKLVDILGFEGNKSDILRTIELSKADLVSNMIGEKEFTKLQGFMGAEYALRSGENEKVAKGIEEHYYPRYQGDRLPQNIEGVITGICDRIDTLVGCFGIGLIPSGSKDPFALRRSALGIVNIIFNSKLDISIDELVNISINALELDGVLKKDKEKVKSDVMEFMSQRIINVFLDKGYRRDFIMAVLDVKNENLLEVEKKLSTLNEVSSNENFNELVSLLKRVGNISKDYKGKINISEDLLKEEAEKSLYNFYMEFMSISEEILGRNDYLTYLKTILSGKETIDGFFDSVMVMDKDENIKNNRLSLLTSLNTIFNRVANLNLIEIK, encoded by the coding sequence ATGAATATTTTATTAGAAATTGGTATGGAAGAGATACCTGCAAGGTTTTTAAAACCTGCACTAAATGATCTAGAAAAAAATATGAAAACTTATTTAAAAGAAAATAGAATAGGTTTTGAAGGAATAAAAACATATGGGACTCCTAGAAGATTGATATTATCTATATCAAATCTAGCAGAGAAACAAGATGATTTAAATATATTAAACCAAGGACCTGCAAAACATATTGCTTTTGGATCAAATGGCGATCTTACAAAGGCGGGGATGGGATTTGCAAAATCTCAAGGAATAGAAGCTACAGATTTAGAGATAATTGAAACTCCTAAAGGAGAATATATTGCAGCTAAGAAATTTGTAGAGGGAAAAGAAACTAAAGTATTGTTACCAGAAGCTTTAAAAGGATTAGTAGAGGGATTAACTTTTTCTAAATCTATGAAATGGTCAGATAAAAAAATGAAATTTGCCAGACCAATCCAATGGATCTTAGCCTTAGCAGACAATGACTTAGTTGAATTTGAAGTAGAGGGGTATAGAAGTGGAACAATGTCTAGAGGACATAGATTCTTCGGAGAAAAAGAATTTGTTGTCACTGATATAGATGATTATTTTACAAAAGTAAAAGCTAATAATGTAATCGTTGATATAGAGGAAAGAAAAAATATGATCGTTGAGATGATCAATAAAAATTGTTCAGCGGCAGGGGAAAAAGTAGTTATTGAAAACGAACTGTTAGATGAAGTAACTAACCTTGTAGAATATCCATATCCAATAGTAGGAACATTTAATTCTGAGTTTTTAGAAGTACCTCAAGATGTACTTATCATCTCTATGCAAGTACATCAAAGATATTTCCCAATCTTAGATTCAGATGGGAACCTGTTACCTAAATTTGTAGTAGTTAGAAATGGTATAGATGGATCTGAAAATGTAAGAATAGGAAACGAAAAGGTATTATCGGCTAGACTTTCTGATGCAAGATTTTTCTACCAAGAGGACCTTAAGAAACCATTGTCTGAAAATGTAGAAAAGTTGAAACACGTTGTATTTCAAAAAGATTTGGGAACTATCCATCAAAAATTAGAGAGAAGTAAGAAGATAGCTGAAAAATTGGTAGATATATTAGGATTTGAAGGGAATAAATCTGATATATTAAGAACAATAGAGTTATCTAAAGCAGATTTAGTCTCTAATATGATTGGAGAAAAAGAATTTACAAAATTACAAGGATTTATGGGAGCAGAATATGCACTTAGATCTGGAGAAAATGAAAAAGTAGCTAAGGGAATAGAAGAACATTACTACCCTAGATATCAAGGGGATAGATTACCTCAAAATATAGAGGGGGTAATTACAGGTATTTGTGATAGAATAGATACTTTAGTAGGTTGTTTTGGAATAGGTCTTATTCCAAGTGGATCAAAAGATCCGTTTGCTCTGAGAAGATCAGCATTAGGAATAGTAAATATTATATTTAATTCAAAATTAGATATTTCTATAGATGAACTTGTAAATATCAGTATTAACGCTTTAGAATTAGACGGTGTATTGAAAAAAGACAAGGAAAAAGTAAAATCTGATGTAATGGAATTTATGAGTCAAAGAATAATAAATGTATTCTTAGATAAAGGATATAGAAGAGACTTTATTATGGCTGTATTAGATGTTAAGAATGAAAATTTATTAGAAGTAGAGAAGAAATTATCTACACTAAATGAAGTATCTTCTAATGAAAACTTTAATGAATTAGTTTCACTTTTAAAAAGAGTAGGTAATATATCTAAAGATTATAAAGGTAAAATAAATATCAGTGAAGATCTTCTAAAGGAAGAGGCTGAAAAATCTCTTTATAACTTCTATATGGAGTTTATGAGTATATCTGAAGAGATCTTAGGTAGGAATGATTATCTAACTTATTTAAAGACTATCCTTTCAGGAAAAGAAACTATAGATGGTTTCTTTGATTCGGTGATGGTAATGGATAAGGATGAAAATATAAAAAATAATAGGTTATCACTTTTAACTTCTTTAAATACTATATTTAATAGGGTAGCAAATTTAAATTTAATAGAGATAAAATAA
- a CDS encoding carbohydrate porin — MKRLGFGIMALLLAGTVTMAAETTTATPVASITMEDLDKRVEEKVENMLAKNDSFEIHGYARAGVLMNQDGKQVTGGMFNDGTPSKNLVGRLGNETDNYWELEFVKKFTADNGVWSNWHLMFAQHDQNRERLNEGNGSEDVAVRQLYAEMGGFAWNPDLTYWVGKRFYNRQDIHVTDYYWNDYSGTGAGIQGLADGNLDLAYVAGSSWQDDLLTGNGKLMSHNLIATYRHNNWTFDGMAMFADGNADYLNETKSNDIDYAENGFQTTVTYNNSGFYGMENGFSKAFFQAGYGLGSASGLGHTQWNWETKQKDTSYRVGTFGVTEGEKWSFMPQTVLQYDVSDASSDDNKLTASAVIRPVYKVVDNFSVQFELGLGYEGYNKNENTSGDKRNGMYYKATVAPTISLNDSFWGRPQLRVFGSYVGWTSDVAPDTKTVAGSDSELRAGVQAEIWF, encoded by the coding sequence ATGAAAAGATTAGGTTTTGGAATTATGGCTTTATTGCTAGCTGGAACAGTAACAATGGCAGCAGAAACAACAACTGCAACACCAGTAGCATCTATAACAATGGAAGATTTAGATAAGAGGGTAGAAGAAAAAGTAGAGAATATGTTGGCAAAGAATGATTCTTTTGAGATTCATGGTTATGCAAGAGCTGGAGTTTTAATGAATCAAGATGGAAAACAGGTAACTGGTGGAATGTTTAACGATGGAACACCTAGTAAAAACCTTGTTGGAAGATTAGGAAATGAAACTGACAACTACTGGGAACTTGAATTTGTAAAGAAATTCACTGCAGATAACGGTGTTTGGTCTAACTGGCATTTGATGTTTGCACAACACGATCAAAATAGAGAAAGATTGAATGAAGGAAATGGTTCGGAAGATGTAGCAGTAAGACAATTATATGCTGAAATGGGTGGATTTGCCTGGAACCCAGATTTAACATACTGGGTGGGAAAAAGATTTTATAATAGACAGGATATACATGTTACGGATTACTACTGGAATGATTATTCAGGAACAGGTGCCGGGATACAAGGTTTAGCTGATGGAAACTTAGATTTAGCTTATGTTGCAGGGTCTAGCTGGCAGGATGACCTTCTGACTGGGAACGGAAAGTTAATGAGTCATAACCTTATAGCTACTTATAGACATAATAACTGGACGTTTGATGGGATGGCTATGTTTGCGGATGGTAATGCAGATTACTTAAATGAAACGAAATCAAATGATATTGATTATGCAGAAAATGGATTCCAAACAACTGTTACTTATAATAACTCAGGTTTCTATGGTATGGAAAATGGATTTAGTAAGGCGTTCTTCCAAGCTGGATACGGATTAGGTTCAGCTAGTGGATTAGGACATACTCAATGGAATTGGGAGACTAAGCAAAAGGATACTTCATATAGAGTAGGAACTTTTGGTGTAACTGAAGGAGAGAAATGGTCATTCATGCCTCAAACAGTTTTACAATATGATGTAAGTGATGCAAGTAGCGATGATAATAAATTAACAGCTAGTGCAGTGATAAGACCTGTATATAAAGTAGTAGATAATTTTTCAGTTCAATTTGAATTAGGATTAGGATATGAGGGATACAATAAAAATGAAAATACCAGTGGAGATAAAAGAAATGGAATGTACTATAAGGCCACTGTAGCTCCTACAATCAGTTTAAATGATTCATTCTGGGGAAGACCACAGCTTAGAGTATTTGGATCATATGTAGGGTGGACATCAGATGTAGCACCTGATACAAAGACGGTAGCAGGTTCAGATAGTGAATTAAGAGCAGGTGTTCAAGCAGAGATCTGGTTCTAA
- a CDS encoding LacI family DNA-binding transcriptional regulator codes for MAKYTIKDIAKMAGVGVGTVSRVINNHPSVKEETKDKVLKIIEEVNYKPNELARDLKRKKNNVIGILITGYPNPFFDDVIGGIDRELKKENLTSLIHYTELEDFQVAVSSLIDYDVKGIIYLGGKSKDNLEGINVPLVLASTTIDNSCSDKFHMVSINNRKAAYESVKFLIDTGCKKIGIIISNYEDELALERIKGYKDAIEEAKLEYEIICEGEYTAKGGYEGAKNMFAQGKPDAIFAISDLMAIGATRYILESGYKVPEDISIIGFDGIEESKYYYPSITTTEQPRKLMGEMAAKLLIEDVKNEKDKKIKKQDICLKVDMIERESTK; via the coding sequence GTGGCTAAATATACAATTAAAGATATAGCTAAGATGGCAGGAGTAGGAGTAGGGACTGTTTCTAGGGTTATTAATAATCATCCAAGTGTTAAGGAAGAGACAAAGGATAAAGTGTTAAAAATAATAGAAGAGGTAAACTATAAACCTAATGAACTAGCTAGAGATTTAAAAAGAAAAAAAAATAATGTAATAGGAATATTGATTACTGGATATCCAAATCCATTCTTTGATGATGTGATAGGTGGAATAGACAGGGAATTGAAAAAAGAAAATTTAACTTCACTTATTCACTATACAGAATTAGAAGATTTTCAGGTAGCGGTATCATCACTTATAGATTATGACGTGAAGGGTATAATTTACTTAGGGGGGAAATCCAAAGATAATCTAGAGGGGATAAATGTACCATTGGTACTAGCTTCTACAACAATAGATAATTCGTGTTCAGATAAATTTCATATGGTAAGTATAAATAATAGAAAAGCTGCCTATGAATCTGTAAAATTTTTAATAGATACAGGGTGCAAAAAAATAGGAATCATCATTTCAAACTATGAAGATGAACTGGCCCTTGAAAGGATAAAAGGATATAAAGATGCTATAGAGGAAGCAAAATTAGAATATGAAATTATATGTGAAGGTGAATATACAGCTAAAGGCGGGTATGAAGGAGCTAAAAATATGTTTGCTCAGGGGAAACCAGATGCAATATTTGCTATATCTGACCTCATGGCTATAGGAGCTACAAGGTATATACTAGAAAGTGGATATAAGGTTCCGGAAGATATTTCTATAATAGGATTTGATGGGATTGAGGAAAGTAAGTATTACTATCCATCCATAACTACAACTGAACAACCAAGAAAATTAATGGGTGAGATGGCAGCTAAATTACTCATTGAAGATGTAAAAAATGAGAAAGATAAAAAAATAAAAAAACAGGATATTTGCTTAAAAGTCGATATGATAGAAAGGGAAAGTACAAAATAA
- a CDS encoding ABC transporter substrate-binding protein: MKNYMKGLMVGGAMLLTACGGGTEQKEEKTVVDIFQFKVEIAEQFDELSQIYMETHPNIEINIETVGGGDDYGAALRAKMASGNEPTIFNVGGPQDVYDWQDKLVDLSDVELAGKAFDGALSGATLDGKVYGLPFTQEGYGFIYNKEMLKKAGIDAKTITSYESLETAVKMLDSKKEELGLEAVFATAGKETWVTGLHYSNVALAQEFGSVFDAYNAKAVEFTYSDGMKQLFDLQIDYGRKPINATDYSTQVERLFSMGKVAMTQQGNWAFGSVKGIDEELAKNIGFLPMPIVGAKENVLPVGIPMYWTVNKDSDEAQIKAAKEFLNWVYTSETGKDYVINKFNFIPPYKGFDGDNLQPKDPLAKDIMAFSEAGNTIPWVFMGYPTGWGMETLGVELQKYIDGQITWDEVLETAKTSWSESRKEK, from the coding sequence ATGAAGAATTATATGAAGGGATTAATGGTCGGAGGAGCAATGCTTCTTACTGCTTGTGGCGGTGGAACAGAGCAAAAAGAGGAAAAAACTGTGGTAGATATATTTCAATTTAAGGTAGAAATAGCGGAGCAGTTTGATGAATTGTCTCAAATTTATATGGAAACACATCCTAATATAGAGATAAATATAGAAACTGTAGGTGGAGGAGACGACTACGGTGCTGCACTTCGTGCTAAGATGGCATCAGGAAATGAACCTACTATATTTAATGTAGGAGGACCACAAGACGTCTATGACTGGCAGGATAAATTAGTGGATCTCTCAGACGTAGAATTAGCAGGAAAGGCGTTTGATGGAGCCTTAAGCGGAGCAACATTAGATGGAAAAGTATATGGATTACCATTTACCCAAGAAGGGTATGGATTTATATATAATAAGGAAATGTTAAAAAAAGCCGGGATAGATGCAAAAACTATAACTAGTTACGAATCTTTAGAAACTGCTGTTAAGATGTTAGATTCTAAAAAAGAAGAATTAGGGTTGGAAGCTGTGTTTGCAACTGCAGGAAAAGAAACATGGGTAACTGGATTACATTATTCAAATGTAGCCCTAGCACAAGAATTTGGAAGTGTATTTGATGCTTATAATGCTAAAGCAGTTGAGTTTACATATTCAGATGGAATGAAACAACTATTTGATCTACAGATAGATTATGGTAGAAAGCCTATAAATGCAACTGATTACTCTACTCAGGTAGAAAGATTATTCTCTATGGGGAAAGTAGCAATGACCCAACAAGGAAACTGGGCATTTGGATCGGTTAAAGGGATAGATGAAGAGTTAGCTAAAAATATAGGGTTCTTACCTATGCCGATTGTAGGAGCTAAAGAAAATGTGCTACCAGTAGGGATTCCTATGTACTGGACTGTAAACAAAGATTCAGATGAAGCTCAGATAAAGGCAGCTAAAGAATTTTTAAATTGGGTATATACATCTGAGACTGGAAAAGATTATGTAATCAATAAATTTAATTTTATACCACCATATAAAGGTTTTGATGGGGATAACTTGCAGCCAAAAGATCCATTAGCTAAAGATATAATGGCATTCTCAGAAGCTGGAAATACTATTCCTTGGGTGTTTATGGGATATCCTACAGGTTGGGGAATGGAGACGTTAGGAGTGGAATTACAAAAATATATAGATGGTCAAATTACTTGGGATGAAGTTTTAGAAACTGCAAAAACTTCATGGAGTGAGAGTAGAAAAGAAAAATAA